A window of the Dictyostelium discoideum AX4 chromosome 4 chromosome, whole genome shotgun sequence genome harbors these coding sequences:
- the dnajc13 gene encoding hypothetical protein (DnaJ (Hsp40) homolog, subfamily C, member 13), with the protein MAAPNTTSVDEFINAHHRSLSLWYTIKHSWKKKKRFLSIDPINLTTHDVSTWENTNQWAWENGIADVQPSEKHPEQVVIITKKDGKKKDTLNFESDHRSDLLTDLQRSLSVVRAAEKQGKSIDQINYRHLGRTGYVYEMSLRELMTGLYKSYSAKKLKRNGTWLDVKLTVCSCSIEETDADSQVNGQQTKIRASYFFKDFTKIESLADNSSAFLFYFSGEQNQGVASDLFIVNDPKFIENIVAYSKKFVGHEIKFSKSSTSLQEYPTAHRHKRHGKDDDETLVSIIDFTVTKISNRHSTPISRLLTLSTSKIVERDLTSYAIVTTRPYSTIACFVRYDSDSQRLSIQYKDGLLRTYTSSSRDALIASALDFCRSAGNTNATVFTSQIVRGMKITPHHVIPNEDVQESYIRLFENKTFDFENLSVSQITLSLDGFISNIPYSGLSNTFSEKNGKVVLNAIQKILSGLKISGLGSSSSSSSSALSTPGSPQLPTQDDKNDLELISVVLQMLRRVVATRVGFELFTHFPHCKVPLINLLRKSIQCIDDTIAYYALDLLIALIQPAFEGDYEPGQCQANKRELFLSIDLNKTIFEIIQKHSSAGTGSLVLSSAIELLTLLLCDPYSETTDSTIFNDLLTRVGKLGKDLFKLFVHQCPAISKNAGMLMSVVINEGEEELAKQMQIISVVEGALLRHLHDSLFLKINSNQNNPTNLRNQSKREMSKQLISLWTAENKVCRQLLDRIFPRGLVQFLDSQEEAPKEQLLESKQGTTGPKHIKLGVFANWRMKKIIKTRELMAKATTRVRKETKPMRPYNWAMFFHQFNQDHRDANLIWNHTTREELRESMDNEIRLFQQELEAAGREPIAWNDEDFEVPYPSLKKEISVGGYYISLLVDGTSKGIKLINPGLFFNELWQNFLLNESADQKALCLRAMTLVFTHYHTHPSMTHPFSNLSHLIELLENTFDVILRDRLLLFIRSLLQVKSNAKIFIDNRGIYRLLDLITLIHTHYTYGEEGKLLPEWYYAVDVQQEGSGVIQQQKAGPVSRTDLFDLLNSKKINRNTKCWAQGTEKWKPLYQIPELRWTIMNGLTHGNVGGVLPKAELGSVILDILNALCSFRPTRHPVTHAVIRPLPRVKRIICEPLNLPRIVQVLLSGQDILVEKTATLLASLLVDNSIVTSKFYLTGAFFFMMLYPNSNVLPIVQLLQIIHNKQHLITSDESLSRRSILLPLLPEALICYLENYTPENFSSKFLSDNDDPETIWNSSMRKVMREKIELHLASLPQRLHSNTTTIYEYVPIPKIVFEELEGELFCHSFYLSRLCNTRKFPNWPIKQPLELFKSVLLVWSEEAVKAPQSMSVDEALEVLNLKPNKGANGKAHNYKDDDIRKAYYKLAVKYHPDRNPDGREMFEKIQEAYELLSTVNNIDNERGSDKKISLLLLTQVILYTRFMDLFRPFKYPAYPQLWKLINELLVNDKAFDNTNKTPLISPAMALLYLTVEASPLNSEEITRNNGVPIIAKCFDKAVTITFQPIDIPTLIIQTTPISPSFAGKQHKGDLPEPNKDGSTSTSSTNPPDFNSTTEQQSAPKATATPSPTTGNALITIRSSKFNINDHQDGGADIPGEVIGSALRTFAVMAKFPGSRKQLEANNLSLKICENICKCLYLSYSHPHIVTYALEAVYQFAREDDELQQSIINAGVTWHLLRLLYGYDHTLFNSGITVNTDSNRIMIANIHAKLSLKSIRRFSGIKSEEDMEGYVEPSDKPTEPVKKPAAPVVQVPKGPIAVPIPELNGQLQITGGSPTTQPQQSQSAPTTSTSTPTIDPLGGSGGVTNSTTSNSSPTQQSQPSQQQQQQPQQSSSSSSSSSPPQQPGNQLSTQQKINTSQINSSPTQNSQSSTTAQAQKEAAAQAQKEAAAQQKYQKELKEYMEKPETEFNKMVRDMVTVFLTPHIVLRLKMPIGTIPSKHYHKLLTEMNTKHETAAFIWNNSTREDLMEYLNKRLDDAYCNPTTIHPFSTDTFTYKSLSNELKVGGYYLRVYNANPSAPTNATTPIQELFAHLVEFLAKERTTNECPVRNPDKKLWDLYIWKITQALESLRNVVQFGKVNPNLYNMAGSNRMRLLFSFLAHQDNQKIQKLALESLLLVTSNIECINHISQLATEPEGSLLPYLLQLLARPNPATLELALKVEHSLVAISQHVIDTINHCGLVYLLDVFSNNQITMENRIKAVGVLGRMIIDKVHGPRVILLIGKFIPPVFNSTMTEDPQQTVMVFDAQHENPELIWNNNTRAHLKETLTKMQKEYQAQLVQARTYNLHWKLPSEDYQVSYSLGGEDELVIGGVYISLFLKQPGWSLRNPRKFLLDVFDLLLKLASTSEVNSTLDPKIQPLSLAIISLFQHHNVLSDQLPSTGYIEKILPLLGHSVSQIRSLMINILHSMSESQVCVDHLAKVGNVWSHLARAVSLPNDNLPLTAECIGKILALNRCEKTCLSEQAARSDFINQSLKLLERGKGVSPTTQALIVNYLKKLEMDPLHGQIITEILDKSEIWASYSSQSHDLFITGPAANTAGLLTGGTSATSVGLLTSTSFNSTSLGKNDEPPPLL; encoded by the exons atggcAGCACCAAATACAACATCAGTCgatgaatttattaatgcCCATCATcgttcattatcattatggTATACAATCAAACATTCAtggaaaaagaagaagagattcttatcaattgatccaattaatttaacaaCTCATGATGTTTCAACCTGGGAAAATACAAATCAATGGGCATGGGAAAATGGTATCGCCGATGTTCAACCATCAGAAAAACATCCAGAACaagttgttattattacaaaaaaagatggaaagaaaaaagatactttaaattttgaatctGATCATAGATCTG atTTGTTAACTGATTTACAAAGATCATTATCAGTTGTAAGAGCAGCAGAGAAACAaggtaaatcaattgatcaaattaattatagACATTTGGGTAGAACTGGATATGTTTATGAGATGAGTTTACGTGAACTTATGACTGGATTATATAAGAGTTATTCtgcaaagaaattaaaacgTAATGGTACTTGGTTAGATGTTAAATTAACCGTTTGTAGTTGTTCAATTGAAGAGACAGATGCCGATAGTCAAGTTAATGGTCAACAAACAAAGATTAGAGCATCTTACTTCTTTAAGGATTTCACAAAGATTGAATCATTGGCTGATAATTCATCCGCctttttattctatttcaGTGGTGAACAAAATCAAGGAGTTGCCTCTGACCTCTTTATTGTAAATGATCCAAAATTCATTGAAAACATTGTTGCCTACTCAAAGAAATTTGTTGGTcatgaaattaaattctcAAAATCTTCAACTTCACTCCAAGAGTATCCAACCGCTCATCGTCATAAAAGACATggtaaagatgatgatgaaacttTAGTATCAATCATTGATTTCACTGTTACTAAAATTAGTAATAGACATTCAACTCCAATTTCAAGATTATTAACTTTATCAACTTCAaa aattGTTGAAAGAGATTTAACAAGTTATGCAATCGTTACAACTAGACCATATAGTACAATTGCATGTTTTGTTAGATATGATTCAGATTCACAAAGATTATCAATTCAATATAAAGATGGTTTACTTAGAACTTATACTTCATCATCAAGAGATGCATTAATTGCTAGTGCTTTAGACTTTTGTAGATCAGCTGGTAATACAAATGCAACTGTTTTTACTTCTCAAATTGTCAGAGGTATGAAAATTACTCCACATCACGTAATTCCAAATGaa gaTGTACAAGAATCATATATtagattatttgaaaataaaacatttgattttgaaaatttatcaGTATCACAAATTACTTTAAGTTTAGATGGATTCATTTCAAACATTCCATATTCAGGTTTAAGTAATACATTTTCAGAAAAGAATGGTAAAGTTGTATTGAATGCAATTCAAAAGATTTTGAGTGGATTAAAGATTTCAGGTTTaggttcatcatcatcatcatcatcatcagctTTATCAACACCAGGTTCACCACAATTACCAACTCaagatgataaaaatgatttagaattaatttcaGTAGTTTTACAAATGTTAAGAAGAGTCGTTGCAACTAGAGTTGGTTTCGAATTATTTACTCATTTCCCACATTGCAAAGtaccattaattaatttattaagaaaatcaattcaatgtATTGATGATACTATTGCTTATTATGctttagatttattaattgctTTAATTCAACCAg cATTTGAAGGTGATTACGAACCAGGTCAATGCCAAGCAAATAAGAGAGAATTATTCCTTAGTATTGATTTGAATAAAACTATATTTGAA ATTATTCAAAAACATTCATCAGCAGGTACAGGATCATTAGTTTTAAGTTCagcaattgaattattaacattattattatgtgaTCCATATAGTGAAACAACAGATTCAaccatttttaatgatttattaacaaGAGTTGGTAAATTAggtaaagatttatttaaattgtttgtACATCAATGTCCAGCCATTTCAAAGAATGCAGGTATGTTAATGTCAGTTGTTATTAATGAAGGTGAAGAAGAATTAGCCAAACAAATGCAAATCATTTCAGTGGTTGAAGGAGCATTATTACGTCATTTACATGATTCACTCTTTTTAAAGATTAATtccaatcaaaataatccaaCCAATCTTAGAAATCAATCAAAGAGAGAAATGAGTAAACAATTGATTTCACTTTGGACTGCAGAGAATAAAGTTTGTCGTCAACTTTTGGATAGAATTTTCCCAAGAGGTTTAGTTCAATTCTTGGATTCACAAGAGGAGGCACCAAAAGAACAATTGTTAGAAAGTAAACAAGGTACAACCGGTCCAAAACATATTAAATTGGGTGTGTTTGCCAATTGGAGAATGAAAAAGATCATTAAAACCAGAGAACTCATGGCAAAGGCAACCACTCGTGTTAGAAAGGAAACTAAACCAATGAGACCTTACAATTGGGCAATGTTTTTCCATCAATTCAATCAAGATCATCGTGATGCAAATCTAATTTGGAATCATACAACTCGTGAAGAGTTGAGAGAATCAATGGATAATGAAATTCGTCTCTTCCAACAAGAGTTGGAAGCCGCTGGTAGAGAACCAATCGCATGGAATGATGAAGATTTCGAGGTTCCTTATCCATCATTAAAGAAGGAGATCTCTGTCGGTGGTTATTATATCTCTTTATTGGTTGATGGCACTAGCAAAGGTATTAAACTCATTAATCCAGGTTTATTCTTTAACGAGTTATGGCAAAACTTCCTCTTAAATGAATCAGCCGATCAAAAAGCTCTTTGTTTACGTGCAATGACATTGGTATTCACTCATTATCATACTCATCCATCAATGACTCATCCATTCTCAAATCTTTCACATTTAATCGAATTACTAGAGAATACATTCGATGTTATCCTTAGAGATCGtttgttattgtttattCGTAGTTTACTTCAAGTTAAATCAAATGCCAAGATTTTCATTGATAATCGTGGTATCTATAGATTATTGGATTTAATTACATTGATTCATACTCATTACACCTATGGTGAAGAAGGTAAACTATTACCAGAATGGTATTATGCTGTCGATGTTCAACAAGAAGGTAGTGGTGtcattcaacaacaaaaagctGGTCCTGTCTCTAGAACCGATCTCTTTGACTTGTTGAATTCAAAGAAAATCAATAGAAATACCAAATGTTGGGCTCAAGGTACTGAGAAATGGAAACCACTTTATCAAATTCCAGAACTTCGTTGGACCATTATGAATGGTCTTACCCATGGTAATGTTGGTGGAGTCTTACCAAAAGCAGAATTAGGTAGTGTAATTTTGGATATCTTAAATGCTCTCTGTAGCTTTAGACCAACACGTCATCCAGTTACTCATGCTGTAATTCGTCCATTACCAAGAGTAAAGAGAATCATTTGTGAACCATTAAATCTTCCAAGAATTGTTCAAGTATTATTATCGGGTCAAGATATTTTAGTAGAGAAAACTGCAACCCTATTGGCATCATTATTGGTAGATAATAGCATTGTCACAAGTAAATTCTATTTAACTGGTGCTTTCTTCTTTATGATGTTATATCCAAATTCAAATGTACTTCCAATCGttcaattattacaaatcaTTCATAACAAACAACATTTAATCACTAGTGATGAATCGTTGAGTCGTCGTTCAATTTTgttaccattattaccagAGGCTTTGATTTGTTATTTGGAGAACTATACACCAGAGAATTTCTCATCTAAATTCCTTTCAGATAATGATGATCCAGAAACCATTTGGAATAGTTCAATGAGAAAAGTTATGAGAGAAAAGATAGAACTTCATTTGGCTTCATTACCACAACGTCTTCATTCAAATACTACAACCATCTATGAATATGTTCCAATTCCAAAGATTGTATTCGAAGAGTTGGAAGGTGAATTATTCTGTCACTCTTTCTATTTATCACGTCTTTGTAACACTCGTAAGTTCCCAAATTGGCCAATAAAACAACCATTAGAACTCTTTAAATCAGTTTTATTGGTTTGGTCTGAGGAAGCTGTAAAAGCACCACAATCAATGTCTGTCGATGAGGCTTTGGAAGTCTTGAATTTGAAACCAAATAAAGGTGCCAATGGTAAAGCTCACAACtataaagatgatgatattcGTAAGGCTTACTATAAATTGGCTGTTAAATATCATCCAGATAGAAATCCAGATGGTAGAGAAATGTTTGAAAAGATTCAAGAAGCTTATGAACTCCTTTCCACTGTTAACAATATCGATAATGAAAGAGGTTCTGATAAGAAGATCtctttgttattattaactcAAGTCATTCTATACACTCGTTTCATGGATTTATTCAGACCATTCAAATATCCAGCTTATCCACAACTttggaaattaattaatgaactCTTGGTTAATGATAAAGCATttgataatacaaataaGACTCCATTGATTTCACCTGCTATGgctttattatatttaaccGTTGAAGCTTCACCATTGAATTCCGAAGAAATCACTAGAAACAATGGTGTACCAATCATTGCTAAATGCTTTGATAAAGCTGTTACCATTACCTTCCAACCAATTGATATTCCAACACTTATCATTCAAACTACTCCAATCTCACCATCATTCGCTGGTAAACAACATAAAGGTGATTTACCTGAACCAAATAAAGATGGTTCAACCTCAACTTCCTCAACTAATCCACCAGATTTTAATTCAACCACTGAACAACAATCTGCTCCAAAAGCAACCGCTACACCATCACCAACTACTGGTAATGCTTTAATCACTATTAGATCATCtaaattcaatatcaatgATCATCAAGATGGTGGTGCCGATATTCCAGGTGAAGTTATTGGATCTGCTTTAAGAACCTTTGCTGTTATGGCTAAATTCCCAGGCTCACGTAAACAATTGGAAGCCAATAATCTTTCATTGAAAATCTGTgaaaatatttgtaaatgTCTTTATCTCTCCTATAGTCATCCACATATTGTCACCTATGCATTGGAGGCTGTTTATCAATTCGCCcgtgaagatgatgaattaCAACAATCCATTATTAATGCTGGTGTTACATGGCATCTTCTTAGATTATTATATGGTTATGATCATACCCTCTTCAATAGTGGTATCACTGTAAACACTGATTCCAATAGAATCATGATTGCAAATATTCATGCTAAATTATCTTTGAAATCTATTAGACGTTTCTCTGGTATTAAATCTGAAGAAGATATGGAAGGTTACGTTGAACCATCAGATAAACCAACTGAACCAGTTAAAAAACCAGCTGCCCCTGTTGTTCAAGTTCCAAAAGGTCCAATTGCTGTTCCAATTCCTGAATTAAATGGTCAATTACAAATCACTGGTGGTAGTCCAACTActcaaccacaacaatcacaatctGCACCAACTACTTCAACTTCAACTCCAACTATTGACCCATTAGGTGGTAGTGGAGGTgttacaaattcaacaacttcaaattcatcaccaactcaacaatcacaaccatcacaacaacaacaacaacaaccacaacaatcatcatcatcatcatcatcatcatcaccaccacaacaaccaggTAATCAACTTTCAACACAACAAAAGATTAATACATCACAAATTAATTCATCACCAACTCAAAACTCTCAATCTTCAACTACAGCACAAGCTCAAAAGGAAGCTGCAGCACAAGCTCAAAAAGAAGCAGCAGCTCaacaaaaatatcaaaaagaattaaaagaatacaTGGAAAAACCAGAAACTGAATTTAATAAGATGGTTAGAGATATGGTTACAGTTTTCCTTACACCACATATTGTATTGAGATTAAAGATGCCAATTGGTACCATTCCAAGTAAACATTATCATAAACTTTTAACAGAAATGAATACTAAACATGAAACTGCAGCATTCATTTGGAATAATTCCACCAGAGAAGATCTTATGGAATACCTTAATAAGAGATTAGATGATGCCTATTGTAATCCAACCACAATTCATCCATTCTCAACTGATACTTTCACTTATAAATCATTATCCAACGAACTCAAAGTTGGTGGTTATTATTTACGTGTTTACAATGCCAATCCATCAGCTCCAACCAATGCTACCACACCAATTCAAGAGTTGTTTGCTCATTTGGTAGAATTCTTGGCAAAGGAAAGAACCACCAACGAATGTCCAGTCAGAAATCCAGATAAGAAACTTTGGGATCTTTACATTTGGAAGATTACTCAAGCTTTAGAGTCTTTAAGAAATGTTGTACAATTTGGAAAAGTCAATCCAAATCTTTATAATATGGCCGGTTCAAATCGTATGAGATTGTTATTCAGTTTCTTGGCTCATCAAGACAATCAAAAGATTCAAAAGCTTGCTTTAGAGTCATTGTTATTGGTAACTTCCAATATTGAATGTATTAATCATATCTCACAATTGGCCACTGAACCAGAGGGTAGTTTACTTCCATACTTGTTACAACTTTTAGCAAGACCAAATCCTGCTACTTTGGAATTAGCATTAAAGGTAGAACATTCATTGGTTGCAATTTCTCAACACGTTATAGATACCATTAATCATTGTGGTTTAGTTTACTTATTGGATGTTTTCTCAAACAATCAAATTACAATGGAAAATCGTATTAAAGCTGTTGGTGTTTTAGGTAGAATGATCATTGATAAAGTACATGGTCCAAGGGTTATTCtattaattggtaaattcATTCCACCAGTTTTCAATTCAACAATGACAGAGGATCCGCAACAAACCGTTATGGTATTCGATGCTCAACATGAAAATCCAGAGTTAATTTGGAATAATAATACACGTGCCCACTTAAAAGAAACACTTACAAAGATGCAAAAAGAATATCAAGCTCAATTGGTACAAGCAAGAACCTACAATCTTCATTGGAAATTACCATCAGAAGACTACCAAGTTTCATATAGTCTCGGTGGCGAGGATGAATTGGTCATTGGTGGTGTTTACATTTCATTATTCCTTAAACAACCAGGTTGGTCATTACGTAATCCACGTAAATTCCTTTTAGATGTTTTCGATTTACTCTTAAAACTCGCAAGTACCTCTGAAGTTAACTCTACTTTGGATCCAAAGATTCAACCATTGTCATTGGCTATCATTTCATTATTCCAACATCATAATGTTCTCTCTGATCAATTACCTTCCACTGGTTACATTGAAAAGATTCTTCCATTATTGGGTCATAGTGTATCACAAATTCGTTCATTGATGATCAATATTCTTCATTCAATGTCAGAGAGTCAAGTATGTGTTGATCATTTAGCTAAAGTTGGTAATGTTTGGAGTCATCTCGCTAGAGCCGTCTCTTTACCAAATGATAACTTACCATTGACCGCTGAATGTATTGGTAAAATTTTGGCACTCAATCGTTGTGAAAAAACTTGTCTTTCAGAACAAGCCGCTCGTAGTGACTTTATTAATCAATCTTTGAAACTCTTGGAAAGAGGTAAAGGTGTATCTCCAACCACTCAAgctttaattgtaaattacCTTAAGAAATTAGAAATGGATCCATTACATGGTCAAATTATCACTGAAATTTTAGATAAATCAGAAATTTGGGCCTCTTATTCTTCCCAAAGTCATGATCTTTTCATTACTGGCCCTGCTGCAAATACTGCTGGTCTATTAACTGGTGGAACTTCTGCTACTTCTGTTGGTCTCTTAACTTCAACTTCTTTCAATTCTACCTCCCTTGGTAAAAATGATGAACCACCTCCAttactttaa
- the atg8 gene encoding autophagy protein 8 codes for MVHVSSFKNDHPLDKRREVAERIRSKYLDRIPVIVEKAPRSDAPDIDKKKYLVPADITVGKFVYEIRKHMTKVSAEKAIYLFVNNTIPPTAALISQIYERYKDEDGFLYITYSGENTFGSDL; via the exons ATGGTTCATGTATCAAGCTTTAAAAACGACCACCCACTCG acAAAAGAAGAGAAGTAGCTGAACGTATTAGATCAAAGTATCTTGATAGAATTCCAGTTATTGTAGAGAAAGCTCCAAGATCAGATGCACCAGACAtcgataaaaagaaatacttAGTACCAGCTGATATTACTGTTGGTAAATTTGTTTATGAAATTAGAAAGCATATGACCAAAGTTAGTGCTGAAAAAGccatttatttgtttgttaaTAATACTATCCCACCAACTGCTGCTTTAATTTCTCAAATTTATGAACGTTATAAGGATGAAGATGGATTTTTATACATTACTTACAG TGGTGAAAATACTTTTGGTAGTGATTTATAA
- a CDS encoding RNA recognition motif-containing protein RRM, translating into MTTLKKVSKLPPEINRILYVKNLPFKISSEELYGIFSNYGAIRQIRLGNTTETMGTAFVVYEDIFDARNACEHLSGYNVNNRYLVVLYYQQQKQQKKMDHQAKKKELDLLKQKFGLE; encoded by the exons ATGACCACATTAAAAAAGGTATCAAAATTACCACCAGAAATCAATAGAATTTTATATGTAAA aaatttaccatttaaaatatcatcagAGGAATTATATggtatattttcaaattatggAGCTATTAGACAAATAAGGTTAGGTAATACAACAGAAACAATGGGTACAGCATTTGTTGTTTATGAAGATATATTTGACGCAAGAAATGCATGTGAACATCTTTCAGGttataatgtaaataatagatATTTAGTAGTATTatattatcaacaacaaaaacaacaaaagaaaatGGATCATCAAgcaaaaaagaaagaattagatttattaaaacaaaagtTTGGTTTGGAATGA